AGTTTCTCCGATCTTTGGGCGGCGGTTCCTTCGCCGTCTGGTCGCATAAAATTCGGCGTGTCGTGACCGAGCGGTTGCATGGCACCTCGCCTAATCCGTTCTGCCAAAGCTTGAGCGATCGTTACTATCAGTCCTTCACTCAGCACCGACAAATGGCGACGGAGCTGTACCTGTCCCTGCTCTACCGACCGTTTCCTTCCAAGGTCGCGAGCTTCTTCACTCGCATGTCCACGCGCACCCTGGCCCAACGACGAGAGCATGAGACCGCACAGCTGACCATCCTAGAAGACATGGGCAAACAGCTCGAAGCGAGTCTGAGTCGCTATGGGCCCACCCGCCTCGGCACCCATGTGAAACAGGACATCCTGTACTCCGACCAGCTAGCCTTTCTGAGCTACCTCATCAACGGAGTGTGGGAGGAAATCCCCCTGCGCCCGGCACCGCTGGCCTCGTACCTCCCCTCGTCTCGCCTGCACTTCGGCGACCGGACGGGCATGATGGAAATCTGGCACCCGCGCGAGCGGAAATTCGCCGGGTTTCTCGACATGCAGGAGTACCCGCCGTTCTCTGAGCCGGGCATGAACAACGGCCTGCTCTATAGCGACGCCGAGTACATCGAGACCCAGAGCTTTTCATGCCTCAACAAGCGCGCAGCTCTCAAATCGCTCGCCACCCAGAAAGGACACTTGATCGCCTCGGAAGACGCGGCGACGCGTGAGATCGAACAGATGGACCAGGCCGCGGACGATCTGCAGAGCGGACTCATCGATCTGGGCCAGTACCATTACAGCCTGGCGATCTTTGGCCACAGGATGGAATCGGTCAGCACCGCGCTCGCCGACGCCCGGGCCGTCTTTCAGGACGGGCCGGGGTTCAAGATGGCGCGGGTCGATGTGATCCCCGAATGTGCCTGGTTCGCCCAGATCCCGGGCAACTGGAGCCTGCGACCGCGCGAAGCCGTCATCACCAGCCGGAACTTTGTCTGTCTCAGTCCCTTTCACAACTTCGCCCGTGGCAAACGAGCAGGCAATCCCTGGGGCGAAGCCTTGGCCCTGTTCAAGACTCCAAGCGGGCAGCCGTACTATTTTAATTTCCACGTGTCACCGGAGGACCGTGATTCACGCGACGAGAAGTATCCGGGCAACACCTTTATCTGCGGCAGCACCGGGGTAGGCAAGACTGCGTTGGAACTGAGCCTCTTGGCCTTCGCGACCAAGTACCAGGGACTCCGCTGTGTGGTTTTCGACAAAGATCGCGGCGCGGAGATCGGAATCCGAGCCATGGGTGGGACGTATCAGTCCCTGAAACGTGGCATGCCGACCGGCTTTAATCCCTTGCAGCTCGAACCCAACCCTAACAACTGGCAATTCTGCGAACAGCTCGTGGCCCAACTCGTGAAGCAGCCTGGTAACGAGATTCCACAGCTCACCGCGAAGGAGCAGAGCGAGATCAGCCATGCCGTGCGGACTGTGATGAGTGAATCGGTCTCACCGGACCTGCGTTGTGTGTCCCTCCTCCGCCAGAATCTGCCTGCGACTGGCGACCAGAGTGTGAGGGCACGGTTGAAGCGATGGACCCGTGGTCACGCGCTGGGCTGGGCCTTCGACAATCCAAACGATACACACGAGATCAGCGGCGCACGATTATTTGGCTACGACTATACGGACTTTCTGGACGATCCCGAAGTTCGCACCCCGATCATGGCCTATCTACTCCATCTCACCGAACGGCTGATCACGGGCGAGCCCTTCATCTATGTCATGGAGGAATTCTGGAAGCCGCTGCAGGACCCGCTGTTCGCAGACTTCGCCTTCAACAAACAAAAGACCATCCGCAAACAAGCCGGCCTCGGCGTCTTTGTGACGCAATCGCCCTCGGACGTACTGCGACACCCGATCGGCAAAACGATGGTGGAGCAAAGCGTGACCCAGATCTTCTTACCCAATCCGCGTGCCGATCATGATGACTATGTCCAAGGCTTCAAGGTTACGGAAGCGGAATTTCACATCATCAAAAACCTCGGGGAAGCAAGCCGTCTGTTTTTGGTAAAGCAGGGCCACAGCTCGGCGATCGTGCAATTCGACCTGGGTGGCATGACGGATCTGTTGAATGTCCTCTCCGGCACGACCGACAACGTGACGCTGCTGGATACGATCAGAAAGGAAGTGGGCGACGATCCCACAGACTGGCTCCCCCTATTCCATGAACGCATCGCGGCGCGGAAACGTCTCCGGCACGAGCACGAAAGAGGAGTCGTGTAGAGCAACCCCATGGGCATGGCGACCTACATCGAACAGTCGGTGAACAACGCGTTGGACCACTATGTCGTGACCTCCAGCGATGCCGTGATCGGAGTGCTCACGCCGGTCGCCGTAGGCGCCATGACGCTCTATGTGATGTGGACCGGGTTTCAAGTCATGCGTGGCGATGTGCAGGAACCAGTCACCGCGCTCGTCTGGCGATGGTTTCGCGTGGCGCTCATCACCGGGCTGACGTTGAACGGGCCGCAGTATCGGAGTCTCGTAAAGGACGGATTGGACGGGATTCAAGAGGCCTTTGCCTCCGCCTTCGGCGGAGTCCTCTCGATGGGAGGGACCATCGACCAGATGGCGGACCCCTTCACGACGCTCATGGAAACCCTGTTCACCGAAGCGAGTTCTGGATTGGTCCCGCAATTCTCACTTTTCATCGCGGGAGCAATCTGCGCCACGGCGTCGATCGTGATGGCCTTCGTCGCGATGGGACTCTTTCTCGTCGCGAAGGTGAGCCTCGCCCTGCTGCTCGCAGTCGGGCCGGCCTTCATCTTCTGTGCGATGTTTCCCGTGACACAGCGCTATGCGGAGAACTGGCTATCCAGCGCGCTGGTCGCCGTCTTCACCAATGTCCTCATCATGGCGGTCATCACGTTTCTCGCCAGCCTTCTACGAAATGCCTGTCTGCATGTGCTAAGTGCCTACTCCGCATCTTCGATCCTGGCAGATGTCGTCGGCCTGCTGTTTCTCTCCATCACCGCCGCCTATATCTTGCTCCATGTTGCGTCCCTGGGAGCGAGTTTGGCCGGAGGCCTCTCGCTGGGGAACCCCGGTGGGGATGCCACCAGGAGTGGGATGATGCTTTTGCATAGCGTCACGTCCGGTCTGAGTCGGTTAGTCCCGTTGGCCCTGTCCTCCACCGGCGGGTCTTTGAGTGGACCGCGAACCGGGGCGGCCCGCCTGCTGAGCGCGCTGCCTGCCGGGAATCCCCAGCCAGGGAGTGACCTCTATCAACGGGCCTCAATGGAGCGGTTACGCAATAGCGTCTCGCGAAAGGAGTAAGACATGTCCCGCGTGAAACAAACAGTGATCGCGATTGGCTTGGTCCTGATGGTCGTCGTTGGTCCAGAGTCGAAATCCCAAGCCGGAGGGATTCCCGTCATCGACACGGCCAATCTCGTGCAATCCATCGTGCAAGCTCTCGCCTGGATCCAACAGTTCCAACAGATGCAGCAACAGATCTTCCAAGCCGACCAGCAAATTCACGCGATCATCGGCTCGCGCAATATGGGCAGTCTCATGAACAACCTCACCCTCGCCGGTGTCGTCCCCTCCGACGTCAACGCCGTGTACCACGCCATTCGGTCCGGCGGGGTGCAGGGCTTGACTGCGGCGGCCCAGATCATCCGTCACAACCGCATGATCTACAACTGTGAGGGCAAAACCGGTGATGCACTGCGCATCTGCCAGAACATGCTGAACCAAACGCCGCAAAGTCAGGCCTACTACGCGAACACCTATCAGATGTTGCTCGGACGGATGCAACAAATCCGGGCCTTGACGACCCGCATTAATCAGACCGAGGACGAAAAAGGGATTCTGGAACTCAATGGCCGGATCGCCGCCGAGCAAGCGCAGGTGAGCAACGACACGAATCGGATTCTGACGATGAAATCGATGATCGAGGCGGAAGAAAAAGCGGCACAACAGGAACAGCAGGAACGCGTCCTGAAGATGTTGGCCCCTGGCACGTCCCGGACCTTCGACCACATAACTCCCTGGACGCCCTAGTCCTGCCCACAGGCAGGAGGCTGAAGGCGAGAGGCGTAAGGCAAGTGGCAAAAGGATAGAAACGATGACGGAGAAACAGACGGACCCCTCAGTGGTGAACGCGACGGACGAACCGCAATTCTACGATCAGGGCCGCGACTGGGATACCGACTGGCGGCTGAGGCTCGAGGCGTCGGAACGAAAGGCCTGGTGGGTCGCGGGCACCGCCTGCGCCTTGGCGTTGATACTCGGAATTGGCATCGCCTGTCTCGCTCCCTTCAAGACCACCGTGCCCTACATCTTCGCGATCGATCGCGCCACCGGCAACGTGGAGCTGGTGAGCGCAGCGGATGATCGGACCGTGCTGGGCTACCAAGAATTGCTCGATAAACATTGGACGCAGAAATACGTGATCGCACGAGAGTCCTACTCATATCGACTGCTCCAAGCGGACTATGACCAGGTCTTGGCGATGAGTACGGATGAAATCGGTCGCGACTACGCGAGCCTCTTTGACGGCGTGCACGCCCGCGATAAGCAGTTGGGGACCGGCATCGAATGGCGCGTGAACGTGTTGAGCGTGACCGTTCAGAGCGATGCGATTGGACCGAAGGCCACGGTGCGGTTCGAGAAGCAGGTGAAGCGGACCGACACGCACAGCGGTGAACCGCCGCAGTATTTCATCGCGACGGTTTCCTACGAGTACCGCCACACGATGAAGGGCCAGGAAAAGGATCTGATCCAGAACCCGCTCGGCTACAAAGTGACGGGCTATCGGGTGGACGCGGAAATCGGGACGATCACGCCACCGACCTCGGTCCTGTCGATGGTCGAGAAGAAATAGGGAGGGCACAGGATCATGAACGGCAGGAAGAAACACAGAGGGGCGATCACCGGATGGCTCATCGCCGTCCTCCTCTGCTCAGGAGCCTCATCGGACGCGGCGGAAGTCCCGGAGCCGGGCGACAGAGATCAACGAGTCCGTTACGTGACCTATCAGAAGGATGAAGTGACCAAAGTCACAGTCCGCCGTGGTGTCGTCACGCGCATTGTGCTGGGAGACGACGAACGCATCGTCATCGCCGGCAGCGGCTTTCTCGCGGACTGTGCGAAGCCGGAAGCGGAATGGTGCATCAGGGCTGATGTCGGGACCAATCAGGTCTGGGTGAAACCCAGGGACCAGGCGACGCATAACAATCTGGAGATCCGCACGGACAAGCGGGACTACAGCCTGGAGTTCACCGTCGTGGGAGGCGATCGCATCGGACGAAAACAGCAGGCCGGGCAGGGAAAGCGCGGAACAGATGAGCCGATGTACCGTGTGATCTTCCGGCATCCACTGGTCCCGTCAAACCCTGCAGCCATCACGGCGATGCAAGCCTCGGTCCATCGCGCAAAACAAATGCGCGACAAGGCCGACCTCCTCACCGAGCGGCTGAATTCGTTTGTCCCCGAACCGCGCAATTGGTCCTATTCGATGGAGGTGCTTCCGGGCGGCGAAGACATTTCTCCAACCCTCGTGTTCGATGACGGCCGCTTCACCTATTTTCTGTTCCCGCCCAATCGCGAGATCCCCGCCATCTTCTACTTCTCGCCGTTGGGTGAAGAAACCCGCATCAATTTCCACATGGAGAAGGACCTCGCCGTCGTGCAGCGGATGGGGCGTCGGTTTGTGTTGCGCTTGGGCGATGCCGTGGTCGGCATCTGGAATGACGCTTACGACAAGACCGGGGTGCCCACCATCGAGGGGACCACCGTCTCGGGAATCACCAGGACCGTTCGCTGAGAAACGAAAATGGAACAACCACAAGAGTCGAACAAGCGAACTGAGCAGAAACCTCCCATCGTCGATGGGATTGTGTCGGTCAACCACCAGGCTAGTGGCAGGAATGAGACAGCGGCGCGTGTGGCGTTTCTTGTCGTGATGGCCATTGTGGTCGTCGTGGGACTCGTCTTTGCAGCTAATACGTTGCACGCGAAGCGGAAGGCGGAAGCCACGCAAGAGGAACGGGCATCGAAGGTGGAGAACAAACCAGCCCAGGTCGGACTCAGGCGGGTCTTCGAGACCGACCTCGATCCTCTGACACCTCAACACACCACCGCAATCGTGCGGTCGAGCAGCCAGTCCGCTGACCATGCGAGGCGATCGCCCATCGACAGAGGAATCGATGACGGAAGCCAATCACTGGGACTGGCTCCTGACCAGACACCAGGCAACCCATCACTCACCAGACGTGCTTCCAGTCGGTTCGGTGGAGAAGTCCTTGTAACGAACTCCCCTGCTTCGGACAATCCCCGGACTCAACAAGTAGGAACCGGACCAGACGCGGCCATCTCCTTGGTCCGCGAGCTCCTCAACGGCGCAAGACAGCCGGACGCGGGGTCAGGGAGCCTGCTGGGCGGACCAGCGATGCCGGTCAGCACGGGGACAGACACAGGAAGCTCGACGCCCCAGTCGGTCGGGTACATGGGCGGACCCAGCGGCCTGTCGGTTGGCGTGACGAGCGTCGGTCTCGCGGCGCCACCCGGTCCTGCGGCCAGCGGAGCCGGTCCCATCGGTGGGCTCCTGACGCCATCGGATACCCCAAAAGTCCAAGCCGGTCTCTTGGGTGATCGAAATCTCATCTTGCCAAAAGGCAGAACGATCGACTGCGCCTTGACCGTGCGGGTGATCAATGAAGTCGCCGGCATGGCGACCTGTGTCTTGAACAGCGATGTCTACAGCGACAACAGCCGCGTGGTGCTCCTCGAACGAGGATCGGAAGCGGTCGGCGAATATGCAGCGACCATGGCGCAGGGCCAGCGCCGCCTCTTTCTCCTCTGGACTAGAGTCAAAACTCCAATGGGTGTCGTGATCAATCTGAATTCACCGGCCGCTGATGCCCTCGGCACTTCTGGGTTGGTCGGCTACGTGGACAACCATTGGTGGGACCGGCTGGGCGCGGCCTTTCTCCTCTCACTCGTGCAGGACGGGATCGGCTTGGCCACCGCAACGCAGGCTGGTGGCGGGGGCGCGCAGAGTCTGGGGATCTATCAACATTCCGCCACGACGGGAAACCGCATGGCCGAACTCATTCTTCAATCGACCATCAACATCAAACCCACGCTCTACAAGAACCAGGGCGACCGCGGGACCATCTTCGTCGCGCGGGATCTGGATTTCAGCACTGTCTATGAACTGCATCCCCACTGATCTTCTGGCGCACGACACGATGGTGCGCGAGCTGTTACGACCCTTGCTTCGGTACCTCGCGCTCCCAGGCGCGACCGAGATCGTCGTCAATCGGCCACAGGAAGTCTATATCGAGGTCGGCGCAGCCTGGCAGCATCATCGCTCACCGGACCTGACCCTGGATCGACTCACTGCCCTCGCCACGGCCATCGCGACAGCGACCGAGCAAGAGATCGGATCGCACCACCCGATTTTGTCCGCCATGTTGCCCGATGGGGAACGGGTGCAAATCGTGCTGCCACCGGCAGTGGAACTGGGAACCATCTCCATCTCAATCCGGCGCCCCAGCGCATGGATCAAGACACTGGAGGAATATGAAACAGAGGGAGCCTTCAGCCGCTACGACTGGGCCAAGGCGGCGACGCTGGATCGTCGCGTTTCCGACCTCGATCCCATCGAGCGACAGCTCGTGCAGGATCTGACTCATCGTCAATTGGGTCAGTTCATTCGGGCGGCGGTGCTGGCGAAGAAGAACATTGCCGTCGTGGGGGACACAGGCTCCGGTAAAACCACGCTGATGAAATCGATCTGTCAGGCGATCCCCAAACAGGAACGGCTGATCACCATCGAAGATGTGCGCGAACTGTTGCTTCCCCAGCATGGCAACCGGGTGCATCTCCTCTACGCCAAAGGAGGATCGGGAGCGGCAACCATCACACCGTCTGAGTTGATTGCCTCTACGCTCCGCATGAAGCCGGACCGGGTGCTCCTCGCCGAGTTGCGCGGCGGAGAAGCGTTCGACTTCCTCAAACTCCTCACCACCGGTCACAGTGGATCGATTACCTCCTACCACGCGGAATCCTGTGCTCTTGCGGCCGAACGCTATGTCTTTATGTGCAAAGAGCACGAACAGGCCGCGACCTACGATGTGCCGACCCTGAAGCGCCTGGTGGCCTTGACCATCGACGTGATCCTCCATGTGGTGGCTCAGAATATCGACGACGAGGAAGGACGGCCCATCAGAAAAGATCGCTACGTGGCGGAAGTCCATTATGACCCGATCGCGAAACTCGTGGCGCGATTTGGAGAAGCCACCCTGGTGAGGGCGTAGAGGAACCGATGTCACGCAAAAGCATGCGGATCGCGATGGCCTTGTTGCTCTATCTTCCGCTTGGGCTCTGCGGAGCCGATGCCCTCGCCGGCGCCGTCTTCACGCTCGCCAACAAGCAGATGCCCGAAGCCTTCTCCCTGAGCAGCTGGCCCGACTCCTGGCGAGCCTATCGAGACGATCCGATTCAGCGGAAGCGACTGCAATTCTCCGCCGCAGTCGGCGGATTCGTCGGATTCGGTCTCCCGGCGCTACTGCTGGTGTCCCTGACCAACCGGAAGAAACCGCTCCATGGCGAGGCGCGATTTGCGTCTCATGATGAGATTCAACGGGCTGGACTCTATGGAGAGCGTGGCGTCATCGTGGGAAAAGTCGGGCGGCGGTACTTGGTCTATGGGGGCCAAGAATTCGTGTTGCTGGCGGCGCCGACCAGATCTGGCAAAGGCGTGAGCATCGTGCTCCCGAACCTCCTCCATTACGATGAGTCGGTCGTGGTGTTGGATATCAAAATGGAGAACTTCGCCTACACGTCGAAGTTCCGACAGGCGCACGGTCATCACGTCTACCTGTTCAATCCCTTTAGCGCGGACGGCCAGACCCATCGTTGGAACCCATTGGATGCGGTCGATCGGGACCCGAATCGCCGTGTAGGTGAGATCCAAGCCATCGGGCAGGTGCTCTATCCCACGGAGCAGATCAAAGACGCCTTTTGGAATGAGTCTGCCCGCAACCTCTACCTCGGCCTGACCCTCTCTATCATGGAGACTCCCTCCTTACCCTGCAGTCTCGGAGAAGTGCTCCGCCAGGCCTCCGGCAAGGGTCAGCCCATCAAGGACTATCTGCAAGACCTCATTGCCACCAGAGCCAAGAGTGACGCCCCGTTGAGCGACGACTGTACGGCGGCCCTACACCGGTTCTGCGCCACCAGCGAGAATACGATGGCGAGCATTCTCGCGACCCTGACCGCCCCACTCACCATCTTCAGTAATCCCATTGTCGATGCGGCGACGAGTGCGACGGATTTCGACCTGAAACAGATGCGCGCGCAGCGGATGTCGATCTATGTCGGCATCCCCGCCAATCGGCTCAGCGATGCGGCGCTGCTGGTCAACCTGTTCTTCTCCCAACTGATTCACTACAACACCGTCGACTTGCCCGCGACGAATCCCCGCTTGAGGCACCAGTGCCTCGTGATCCTGGATGAGTTCCCTGCCCTCGGGCGGGTCAATATTCTCGCCAAGGCCGTCGGCTTCATGGCCGGCTACAATCTACGTCTGCTCCCGATCATTCAGAGCCTCTCCCAGCTCGAATCGGTCTACGGGGAAAAGGACGCGCGCACCTTCGTCACGAACCATGCCTGCCAGATCCTCTTTGCGCCTCGCGAACAACGAGATGCGCAGCACTATTCCCAGATGTTGGGCACCTATACGGCCGAGGCGATCTCGACCGGCACGAGCCGACCCCTCGCCTGGGGAAGCGGTAAGCAGGCCTCATCCAGTTCCACCCACTCCGAACAAGCACGGTCTCTGCTGCTACCACAGGAATTGAAGGAACTGGGAGACCAGCGGGCGATCATCAACCTCATGCATACGAAGCCGATCCTCTGCGACAAGGCCCGCTTCTATGCCGAGCCGGTCTTCATCGATCGGTTGAAGCGCATCAGTCCGTTCCTTGCGTCGGTCGGGAAGCGGATGCCGACCCAAACGGAACTCGAAGAGGCGGCCTTTGTACGCCGAGAGCTGTCCGTGGAGATTCCCCGGCTCGATTTGGACCTCCATCGCGCGAAGGTCGAAAGACGAGTGCGTCCAATACAACCAGATGAGCCGATGGACCTGTCGAAGCTGGCAATGGACCTCACCACCCTCCCGCCGGTCCTGGCGCACGACACACCGACGCCTGAAGAAGTGAACAATCTGGTCGATGCCTTTGTCGCCCAGCTGCAATGGACCGACAAGGTCGATGACGACATCTCAGAGAAGATGAGTTCCGTGAGGGAAGAAGGAAGAGCCCAGAGAACAGAGAGGAACGTTGATCGATCCTTGGTGGATCGAGACAGAGAAGAGAGGGACATATGACGACATCTATGAAAAGACAGGCGCGACTTCATGTGCTTGTGATTCTGATCGCCTGCACCACTACGCTGGCTTGTGTGCAGAAACCAGTCGTGCCATCCGGTGCGGCTCGCGTGCCCATCAACAGCGACGAGCTGATTCAGCAATACCGCGAGCGGGTGAAGAGCGACCAGCGCGAGAAGCAGGAGCGGAGTCTCCTCACCAGGCAGCTGGACAGCCTCACCCAACAGGTCCAGGAGTTGAATACCGCACTGACGCTCGTTCAACTCCAACAGCAAGAACTGGCCAAGGGCAAATCTCGGTTTAGCCCCACGATGACAAAAACAGCACTTACGAGCAACCCACTTTCCCCAGAGTCGAGAGGGCCACTGACGAACACCCCGCTACCCGGTGAAGGTGACAATTCTCCGTCTACCTCTGATCAGAGCCTGTCACGGACCGAGGCAACGCAGAGTGAAGAGGAGCGATCAACCTCGGTGGGGCCAGCTTGCAGCGCTGGACCATCAGCAGCACCATCCCCCTCCCCTCCACATCAGATACACAAAGAGCAGAACGGCTCGTGGAGGCCGCGCGTTGTTGAATTGAGTGAACGAGAACAGGTCGAATTACATCACCACAGTATCATCTTCCGTGTGTCGGAACGGACAGGTCGGTCTGAGTTTCATCCCAGCAAGCCTCTGCAATCCCACCTGAAACAGATCATGAGCCGTGGTCCTTGCCTCCATGTGCGCGGGTACACGGACGGAGACAAGGATCTCTGGATCGAACGTGAGACAGCCAAGCAGCGGGCGTACAAGGCCCGCGCCTATCTCATCGCGCAGGGCTATGACGCAAACCACATCGAGATCACCATCGTCCCGATCGGGGAACATGTGGCCGACAATGCGACGAAGAAAGGTCGGGCAAAGAACCGACGGGTGGAGATTGAAGTGAAGGAGCAGAATCCGGCGTCCATCTGGCCACAATGGTACGGATAGGAGAGAGGAAGGGACACCATGAATGAAATAGGTGTAGACGAACCGCAAGAGACCAAGCGGGCCGATGAGCCGAAGCCTGCGGAAGGAATAAAGGACGAGGGTCCTGACCAACCAAGACTCAATCAACGTCGTGATGCCGCCGATTCCTTGCGGAAGCGCTTCATCGAAGCCGGCGAGCAATTCTATTACCGCACGGCGCCCGGTGAGCCCACGAAGATTGCGTTTACGGATCACGGGAGGCGCCTAGTCACGGAACATGAGGACCCAAGCGTCATTCAGGGGATGGTGCTCCGGGCGAAAGCCAAGGGTTGGACCACCGTGCGGGTGAACGGCACCCCTGAGTTCAAAACGGAAGCCTGGGTGCAAGCGACGATCACCGGACTCGATGTGGAAGGCTATACGCCGCGTGGGATCGACTTAGCGCGAGCAGAAGACCGAAAAGATCACCGTCCGGTTCATGGCAAGACGGCACAGCACCCTGTCGATCGCGAAGCTTCGCATGATCGGGCGACTGATGATCATTTCAGAAGACCGGAAAAGACCTTGAGCGCCGGCCAACAGGTCGCGGTGGCTACACTTGAAGCCATTCTGAAGGCGCGGGGAGATTCTCCCACCATGATC
This sequence is a window from Candidatus Nitrospira inopinata. Protein-coding genes within it:
- a CDS encoding type IV secretory system conjugative DNA transfer family protein; this translates as MSRKSMRIAMALLLYLPLGLCGADALAGAVFTLANKQMPEAFSLSSWPDSWRAYRDDPIQRKRLQFSAAVGGFVGFGLPALLLVSLTNRKKPLHGEARFASHDEIQRAGLYGERGVIVGKVGRRYLVYGGQEFVLLAAPTRSGKGVSIVLPNLLHYDESVVVLDIKMENFAYTSKFRQAHGHHVYLFNPFSADGQTHRWNPLDAVDRDPNRRVGEIQAIGQVLYPTEQIKDAFWNESARNLYLGLTLSIMETPSLPCSLGEVLRQASGKGQPIKDYLQDLIATRAKSDAPLSDDCTAALHRFCATSENTMASILATLTAPLTIFSNPIVDAATSATDFDLKQMRAQRMSIYVGIPANRLSDAALLVNLFFSQLIHYNTVDLPATNPRLRHQCLVILDEFPALGRVNILAKAVGFMAGYNLRLLPIIQSLSQLESVYGEKDARTFVTNHACQILFAPREQRDAQHYSQMLGTYTAEAISTGTSRPLAWGSGKQASSSSTHSEQARSLLLPQELKELGDQRAIINLMHTKPILCDKARFYAEPVFIDRLKRISPFLASVGKRMPTQTELEEAAFVRRELSVEIPRLDLDLHRAKVERRVRPIQPDEPMDLSKLAMDLTTLPPVLAHDTPTPEEVNNLVDAFVAQLQWTDKVDDDISEKMSSVREEGRAQRTERNVDRSLVDRDREERDI
- the virB11 gene encoding P-type DNA transfer ATPase VirB11, producing MNCIPTDLLAHDTMVRELLRPLLRYLALPGATEIVVNRPQEVYIEVGAAWQHHRSPDLTLDRLTALATAIATATEQEIGSHHPILSAMLPDGERVQIVLPPAVELGTISISIRRPSAWIKTLEEYETEGAFSRYDWAKAATLDRRVSDLDPIERQLVQDLTHRQLGQFIRAAVLAKKNIAVVGDTGSGKTTLMKSICQAIPKQERLITIEDVRELLLPQHGNRVHLLYAKGGSGAATITPSELIASTLRMKPDRVLLAELRGGEAFDFLKLLTTGHSGSITSYHAESCALAAERYVFMCKEHEQAATYDVPTLKRLVALTIDVILHVVAQNIDDEEGRPIRKDRYVAEVHYDPIAKLVARFGEATLVRA
- a CDS encoding type IV secretion system protein — encoded protein: MSRVKQTVIAIGLVLMVVVGPESKSQAGGIPVIDTANLVQSIVQALAWIQQFQQMQQQIFQADQQIHAIIGSRNMGSLMNNLTLAGVVPSDVNAVYHAIRSGGVQGLTAAAQIIRHNRMIYNCEGKTGDALRICQNMLNQTPQSQAYYANTYQMLLGRMQQIRALTTRINQTEDEKGILELNGRIAAEQAQVSNDTNRILTMKSMIEAEEKAAQQEQQERVLKMLAPGTSRTFDHITPWTP
- a CDS encoding VirB4 family type IV secretion/conjugal transfer ATPase, with amino-acid sequence MRTRAALTQAAAAQIPASDYIPLGTAITPTVITLTGGEYLACWKLDGITFETADRSEVLLRKEALHQFLRSLGGGSFAVWSHKIRRVVTERLHGTSPNPFCQSLSDRYYQSFTQHRQMATELYLSLLYRPFPSKVASFFTRMSTRTLAQRREHETAQLTILEDMGKQLEASLSRYGPTRLGTHVKQDILYSDQLAFLSYLINGVWEEIPLRPAPLASYLPSSRLHFGDRTGMMEIWHPRERKFAGFLDMQEYPPFSEPGMNNGLLYSDAEYIETQSFSCLNKRAALKSLATQKGHLIASEDAATREIEQMDQAADDLQSGLIDLGQYHYSLAIFGHRMESVSTALADARAVFQDGPGFKMARVDVIPECAWFAQIPGNWSLRPREAVITSRNFVCLSPFHNFARGKRAGNPWGEALALFKTPSGQPYYFNFHVSPEDRDSRDEKYPGNTFICGSTGVGKTALELSLLAFATKYQGLRCVVFDKDRGAEIGIRAMGGTYQSLKRGMPTGFNPLQLEPNPNNWQFCEQLVAQLVKQPGNEIPQLTAKEQSEISHAVRTVMSESVSPDLRCVSLLRQNLPATGDQSVRARLKRWTRGHALGWAFDNPNDTHEISGARLFGYDYTDFLDDPEVRTPIMAYLLHLTERLITGEPFIYVMEEFWKPLQDPLFADFAFNKQKTIRKQAGLGVFVTQSPSDVLRHPIGKTMVEQSVTQIFLPNPRADHDDYVQGFKVTEAEFHIIKNLGEASRLFLVKQGHSSAIVQFDLGGMTDLLNVLSGTTDNVTLLDTIRKEVGDDPTDWLPLFHERIAARKRLRHEHERGVV
- a CDS encoding virB8 family protein, with product MTEKQTDPSVVNATDEPQFYDQGRDWDTDWRLRLEASERKAWWVAGTACALALILGIGIACLAPFKTTVPYIFAIDRATGNVELVSAADDRTVLGYQELLDKHWTQKYVIARESYSYRLLQADYDQVLAMSTDEIGRDYASLFDGVHARDKQLGTGIEWRVNVLSVTVQSDAIGPKATVRFEKQVKRTDTHSGEPPQYFIATVSYEYRHTMKGQEKDLIQNPLGYKVTGYRVDAEIGTITPPTSVLSMVEKK
- a CDS encoding TrbG/VirB9 family P-type conjugative transfer protein, which codes for MNGRKKHRGAITGWLIAVLLCSGASSDAAEVPEPGDRDQRVRYVTYQKDEVTKVTVRRGVVTRIVLGDDERIVIAGSGFLADCAKPEAEWCIRADVGTNQVWVKPRDQATHNNLEIRTDKRDYSLEFTVVGGDRIGRKQQAGQGKRGTDEPMYRVIFRHPLVPSNPAAITAMQASVHRAKQMRDKADLLTERLNSFVPEPRNWSYSMEVLPGGEDISPTLVFDDGRFTYFLFPPNREIPAIFYFSPLGEETRINFHMEKDLAVVQRMGRRFVLRLGDAVVGIWNDAYDKTGVPTIEGTTVSGITRTVR
- the virB10 gene encoding type IV secretion system protein VirB10 produces the protein MEQPQESNKRTEQKPPIVDGIVSVNHQASGRNETAARVAFLVVMAIVVVVGLVFAANTLHAKRKAEATQEERASKVENKPAQVGLRRVFETDLDPLTPQHTTAIVRSSSQSADHARRSPIDRGIDDGSQSLGLAPDQTPGNPSLTRRASSRFGGEVLVTNSPASDNPRTQQVGTGPDAAISLVRELLNGARQPDAGSGSLLGGPAMPVSTGTDTGSSTPQSVGYMGGPSGLSVGVTSVGLAAPPGPAASGAGPIGGLLTPSDTPKVQAGLLGDRNLILPKGRTIDCALTVRVINEVAGMATCVLNSDVYSDNSRVVLLERGSEAVGEYAATMAQGQRRLFLLWTRVKTPMGVVINLNSPAADALGTSGLVGYVDNHWWDRLGAAFLLSLVQDGIGLATATQAGGGGAQSLGIYQHSATTGNRMAELILQSTINIKPTLYKNQGDRGTIFVARDLDFSTVYELHPH
- a CDS encoding type IV secretion system protein — encoded protein: MGMATYIEQSVNNALDHYVVTSSDAVIGVLTPVAVGAMTLYVMWTGFQVMRGDVQEPVTALVWRWFRVALITGLTLNGPQYRSLVKDGLDGIQEAFASAFGGVLSMGGTIDQMADPFTTLMETLFTEASSGLVPQFSLFIAGAICATASIVMAFVAMGLFLVAKVSLALLLAVGPAFIFCAMFPVTQRYAENWLSSALVAVFTNVLIMAVITFLASLLRNACLHVLSAYSASSILADVVGLLFLSITAAYILLHVASLGASLAGGLSLGNPGGDATRSGMMLLHSVTSGLSRLVPLALSSTGGSLSGPRTGAARLLSALPAGNPQPGSDLYQRASMERLRNSVSRKE